The following are encoded in a window of Streptomyces sp. SAT1 genomic DNA:
- a CDS encoding aspartate-semialdehyde dehydrogenase: protein MRVGIVGATGQVGTVMRRILTERDFPVTELRLFASARSAGRVLDGVTVEDAASADYSGLDIVLFSAGGATSKALAEKVAGQGAVVIDNSSAWRRDPDVPLVVSEVNPHAVADRPKGIIANPNCTTMAAMPVLRPLHAEAGLEALVVATYQAVSGSGVAGVAELHGQTQKTVADADRLTHDGSAVDFPEPAVYKRPIAFNVLPFAGNLVDDGLNETDEEQKLRHESRKILEIPELKVSGTCVRVPVFSGHSLQVNARFARPISPERATELLAGAPGVVLSDIPTPLEAAGQDPSFVGRIRRDETVEHGLALFLSNDNLRKGAALNAVQIAELVAAELKG from the coding sequence GTGAGGGTCGGAATCGTCGGAGCCACCGGTCAGGTCGGCACGGTCATGCGCAGGATCCTCACGGAGCGCGACTTCCCCGTCACCGAGCTGCGCCTGTTCGCCTCGGCCCGCTCGGCGGGCCGGGTGCTGGACGGCGTGACGGTGGAGGACGCGGCGAGCGCCGACTACTCCGGCCTGGACATCGTGCTGTTCTCGGCGGGCGGCGCGACCTCGAAGGCGCTGGCCGAGAAGGTCGCCGGGCAGGGCGCCGTGGTGATCGACAACTCCTCGGCCTGGCGCCGCGACCCGGACGTGCCGCTGGTGGTGTCCGAGGTGAACCCGCACGCGGTCGCGGACCGCCCCAAGGGCATCATCGCCAACCCGAACTGCACGACCATGGCCGCGATGCCGGTCCTCAGGCCGCTGCACGCCGAGGCCGGTCTGGAGGCGCTGGTCGTCGCCACCTACCAGGCGGTGTCCGGCTCGGGCGTCGCGGGCGTCGCCGAGCTGCACGGCCAGACGCAGAAGACCGTCGCCGACGCCGACAGGCTGACCCACGACGGCTCGGCCGTCGACTTCCCCGAGCCGGCCGTCTACAAGCGCCCGATCGCCTTCAACGTGCTGCCCTTCGCGGGCAACCTCGTCGACGACGGTCTGAACGAGACCGACGAGGAGCAGAAGCTCCGCCACGAGTCCCGCAAGATCCTGGAGATCCCGGAGCTGAAGGTCTCCGGCACCTGTGTGCGGGTGCCCGTCTTCTCCGGGCACTCCCTCCAGGTCAACGCCCGTTTCGCGCGGCCGATCAGCCCGGAGCGCGCCACCGAGCTGCTGGCCGGCGCCCCCGGTGTCGTCCTCTCGGACATCCCGACGCCGCTGGAGGCCGCCGGCCAGGACCCGTCCTTCGTCGGCCGCATCCGCCGCGACGAGACCGTGGAGCACGGCCTCGCCCTGTTCCTGTCCAACGACAACCTCCGCAAGGGCGCGGCCCTGAACGCGGTGCAGATCGCGGAGCTGGTGGCGGCGGAGCTGAAGGGCTGA
- a CDS encoding DUF1203 domain-containing protein, which produces MTTGRDTMVHQARAVEPAVLSRLRGRDDAGRPAIPFTDPEGGAPLRCCLRRSEPGERLALVSYAPLRRWAAATGADPGAYDEQGPVFVHAGECAGPDAGDRLPFANAPRVARRYSAQGRILGGALVEAGAGRFDAALTEAFDDPAVALVHIRAVEYGCFLYEVRRP; this is translated from the coding sequence ATGACGACAGGGCGAGACACCATGGTCCACCAGGCACGCGCCGTCGAACCGGCCGTGCTGAGCCGGCTGCGCGGGCGGGACGACGCCGGACGCCCGGCGATCCCCTTCACCGACCCGGAAGGCGGCGCTCCGCTGCGCTGCTGCCTGCGCAGGAGCGAGCCCGGCGAGCGGCTCGCGCTGGTCTCCTACGCGCCGCTGCGGCGCTGGGCGGCCGCGACGGGCGCCGACCCCGGCGCCTACGACGAGCAGGGGCCCGTCTTCGTGCACGCCGGGGAGTGCGCGGGCCCGGACGCCGGCGACCGGCTCCCCTTCGCGAACGCGCCCCGCGTGGCGCGCCGCTACTCCGCCCAGGGCCGCATCCTGGGCGGGGCGCTGGTGGAGGCGGGCGCCGGGCGTTTCGACGCCGCCCTCACCGAGGCGTTCGACGACCCGGCCGTGGCACTGGTCCACATCCGGGCCGTCGAGTACGGCTGCTTCCTCTACGAGGTGCGCAGGCCGTAG
- the pepN gene encoding aminopeptidase N has translation MPGTNLTREEARRRAKLLTVDSYEIDLDLSGAQGGGTSRSDEAESGGGTYRSVTTVRFDVAEDGAESFIDLIAPAVHEVTLNGDALDPAEVFKDSRIALPGLLAGPNVLRVAADCAYTNTGEGLHRFVDPVDDQAYLYTQFEVPDARRVFAAFEQPDLKATFRFTVKAPEGWTVVSNSPAPEPRDNVWEFAPTPRISTYITALIAGPYHSVHSVYEKDGQSVPLGIYCRPSLAEFLDADAIFDVTRQGFDWFQEKFDYAYPFAKYDQLFVPEFNAGAMENAGAVTIRDQYVFRSKVTDAAYEMRAETILHELAHMWFGDLVTMEWWNDLWLNESFATYTSIACQAHAPGSRWPHSWTTFANSMKTWAYRQDQLPSTHPIMADINDLDDVLVNFDGITYAKGASVLKQLVAYVGMDEFFRGVQAYFKRHAFGNTRLSDLLGALEETSGRDLRTWSHKWLETAGINILRPEIETDENGVITSFAVRQEAPALPAGAKGEPTLRPHRIAIGLYDLDEASGKLVRAEDGRIELDVDGELTAVPQLAGRRRPAVVLLNDDDLSYAKVRLDEQSLAVVTEHLGDFASSLPRALCWASAWDMTRDGELATRDYLSLVLSGIGKESDIGVVQSLQRQVKLAIDLYADPAARDALLTRWTDATLAHLRTAEAGSDHQLAWARAFAATARTPEQLDLLNALLEGSQTIEGLAVDTELRWAFVQRLAAVGRFDEPEIAGEYERDRTAAGERHAATARAARPTEEAKAEAWASVVDSDTLPNAVQEAVIGGFVQTDQRELLAPYTERYFEVLKDIWDSRSHEMAQQIAVGLYPSVQVSEDTLRRTDEWLASTPPNAALRRLVSESRAGIERSLRAQAADAAAGGR, from the coding sequence GTGCCTGGCACAAACCTGACTCGCGAAGAGGCGCGGCGGCGGGCGAAGCTGCTGACCGTTGACTCGTACGAGATCGATCTCGACCTCTCCGGCGCGCAGGGTGGGGGCACCTCCCGCTCGGACGAAGCCGAGAGCGGGGGAGGTACCTACCGGTCGGTGACCACGGTGCGCTTCGACGTCGCCGAGGACGGCGCCGAGTCCTTCATCGACCTGATCGCCCCGGCCGTCCACGAGGTGACCCTCAACGGCGACGCGCTGGACCCCGCGGAGGTCTTCAAGGACTCCCGGATCGCCCTGCCCGGCCTGCTGGCGGGCCCCAACGTGCTGCGCGTCGCCGCCGACTGCGCGTACACCAACACCGGTGAGGGCCTGCACCGCTTCGTCGACCCGGTCGACGACCAGGCGTACCTGTACACGCAGTTCGAGGTGCCGGACGCCCGCCGCGTCTTCGCCGCCTTCGAGCAGCCCGACCTGAAGGCGACCTTCCGGTTCACCGTGAAGGCGCCCGAGGGCTGGACCGTCGTGTCCAACTCGCCGGCCCCCGAGCCCCGCGACAACGTCTGGGAGTTCGCGCCGACGCCGCGCATCTCGACGTACATCACGGCGCTGATCGCCGGCCCGTACCACTCCGTGCACAGCGTGTACGAGAAGGACGGGCAGTCCGTGCCGCTCGGCATCTACTGCCGTCCCTCGCTCGCCGAGTTCCTCGACGCCGACGCGATCTTCGACGTCACCCGGCAGGGCTTCGACTGGTTCCAGGAGAAGTTCGACTACGCCTACCCGTTCGCCAAGTACGACCAGCTGTTCGTGCCCGAGTTCAACGCGGGCGCGATGGAGAACGCGGGCGCGGTGACCATCCGCGACCAGTACGTCTTCCGGTCCAAGGTGACCGACGCGGCGTACGAGATGCGGGCCGAGACGATCCTGCACGAGCTGGCCCACATGTGGTTCGGCGACCTGGTCACCATGGAGTGGTGGAACGACCTGTGGCTGAACGAGTCGTTCGCCACCTACACCTCCATCGCCTGCCAGGCGCACGCCCCCGGCTCGCGCTGGCCGCACTCGTGGACCACGTTCGCGAACTCCATGAAGACCTGGGCGTACCGGCAGGACCAGCTGCCGTCCACCCACCCGATCATGGCGGACATCAACGACCTGGACGACGTCCTCGTCAACTTCGACGGCATCACCTACGCCAAGGGCGCCAGCGTCCTCAAGCAGCTGGTGGCCTACGTCGGCATGGACGAGTTCTTCCGGGGCGTGCAGGCGTACTTCAAGCGGCACGCCTTCGGCAACACCCGCCTGTCGGACCTGCTGGGCGCCCTGGAGGAGACCTCCGGCCGCGATCTGAGGACCTGGTCGCACAAGTGGCTGGAGACGGCCGGGATCAACATCCTGCGCCCGGAGATCGAGACCGACGAGAACGGCGTCATCACCTCCTTCGCCGTCCGCCAGGAGGCCCCCGCGCTCCCGGCCGGCGCCAAGGGCGAGCCCACGCTGCGCCCGCACCGCATCGCGATCGGCCTGTACGACCTGGACGAGGCGAGCGGCAAGCTGGTGCGCGCCGAGGACGGCCGGATCGAGCTGGACGTGGACGGCGAGCTGACCGCCGTGCCGCAGCTGGCCGGCCGGCGCCGCCCGGCGGTCGTCCTGCTCAACGACGACGACCTGTCGTACGCCAAGGTCCGTCTTGACGAGCAGTCGCTCGCGGTCGTCACCGAGCACCTGGGCGACTTCGCGTCCTCGCTGCCGCGCGCGCTGTGCTGGGCCTCGGCCTGGGACATGACCCGCGACGGCGAGCTGGCCACCCGCGACTACCTGTCGCTGGTGCTGTCCGGCATCGGCAAGGAGTCCGACATCGGCGTGGTGCAGTCGCTCCAGCGCCAGGTGAAGCTGGCCATCGACCTGTACGCCGACCCGGCCGCCCGCGACGCGCTGCTGACCCGCTGGACGGACGCCACGCTGGCCCATCTGCGCACCGCCGAGGCGGGCAGCGACCACCAGCTGGCCTGGGCCCGCGCCTTCGCGGCGACCGCCCGCACGCCCGAGCAGCTCGACCTGCTGAACGCGCTGCTGGAGGGCTCGCAGACGATCGAGGGCCTGGCCGTGGACACCGAGCTGCGCTGGGCCTTCGTGCAGCGGCTCGCGGCGGTGGGCCGGTTCGACGAACCGGAGATCGCCGGGGAGTACGAGCGCGACCGCACCGCCGCCGGTGAGCGGCACGCGGCCACCGCCCGCGCCGCCCGCCCGACCGAGGAGGCCAAGGCCGAGGCGTGGGCGTCGGTCGTCGACTCCGACACGCTGCCGAACGCCGTCCAGGAGGCGGTCATCGGCGGCTTCGTCCAGACCGACCAGCGCGAGCTGCTGGCGCCGTACACCGAGCGGTACTTCGAGGTGCTCAAGGACATCTGGGACTCCCGCTCCCACGAGATGGCCCAGCAGATCGCGGTCGGCCTGTACCCGTCGGTCCAGGTCTCGGAGGACACCCTGCGCCGCACCGACGAGTGGCTGGCCTCCACCCCGCCGAACGCGGCCCTGCGCCGCCTCGTCTCGGAGTCCCGCGCGGGCATCGAACGCTCCCTGCGCGCCCAGGCGGCGGACGCGGCGGCGGGCGGCCGCTAG
- a CDS encoding GntR family transcriptional regulator translates to MSDSTWVSTSMPYLAPHESGQPDAWAAEAAARGGKGSQRITYAGEVPAPDEVAALFELPAGEAVVVRRRVIELDGWPTELTDTYYPLVIARGTRLAERARIPGGAVTLLAGLGHVGARVREDVTARMPDPDECEALRMAPDQPVLRLSRVTLDRTDRPIQVDQMLMPAHRQQLRYEMRIG, encoded by the coding sequence GTGAGTGACAGCACCTGGGTCAGCACCTCGATGCCGTACCTGGCTCCGCACGAATCCGGGCAGCCTGACGCCTGGGCGGCCGAAGCGGCGGCGCGAGGCGGGAAGGGCAGCCAGCGCATCACGTACGCGGGCGAGGTGCCCGCTCCGGACGAGGTCGCCGCACTGTTCGAACTGCCCGCCGGAGAAGCCGTCGTGGTACGCCGCCGGGTCATCGAACTGGACGGGTGGCCCACCGAGTTGACGGACACCTACTATCCCCTGGTCATCGCGCGCGGCACCCGCCTCGCCGAGCGTGCCAGGATCCCGGGCGGGGCCGTGACCCTTCTCGCCGGACTCGGCCATGTCGGTGCGCGCGTACGCGAGGACGTCACAGCGCGTATGCCCGATCCGGACGAGTGCGAGGCCCTGCGCATGGCACCGGACCAGCCGGTGCTTCGCCTCAGCCGCGTCACGCTGGACAGAACCGACCGGCCCATCCAGGTCGATCAGATGCTCATGCCCGCCCACCGGCAGCAGTTGCGCTACGAGATGCGAATCGGATGA
- a CDS encoding GntR family transcriptional regulator: MTVPDDNGLPDRRSLHERIAADLRDDIMSGDLAPGTSLPSTAQLKDRFGASNATIQKAVQILKDEELVVGRAGAAITVREHRQRTMRPAAFMSPATPGEPYRWLTEAAKLGSRAHSTLLDVRESNPPADVRAALGLADGETALLRHQVLSLDGEPVELVKSYYPMAVARGTAITEKRKIRGGTPALLAGLGYPPRLSVDRVSARVPTQQQFQALALPSDLPVLRTLRVVFSDDDFPIEATVMVKAGHLYELQYEFTPD; the protein is encoded by the coding sequence ATGACCGTGCCCGACGACAACGGACTCCCGGACCGGCGCTCACTGCACGAGCGGATCGCCGCCGACCTCCGGGACGACATCATGAGCGGCGACCTGGCGCCGGGCACCAGCCTGCCCTCCACCGCCCAGCTCAAGGACCGGTTCGGCGCCTCCAACGCCACGATCCAGAAGGCGGTGCAGATCCTCAAGGACGAGGAACTGGTGGTCGGCCGCGCCGGTGCCGCGATCACGGTGCGCGAGCACCGCCAGCGGACCATGCGTCCGGCCGCGTTCATGAGCCCGGCCACCCCGGGAGAGCCCTACAGGTGGCTGACCGAGGCGGCGAAGCTCGGCAGCCGCGCGCACAGCACGCTCCTGGACGTACGGGAATCGAACCCGCCTGCCGACGTCCGCGCCGCGCTGGGCCTCGCGGACGGCGAGACGGCGCTTCTGCGCCACCAGGTCCTCTCCCTCGACGGCGAACCGGTGGAACTGGTCAAGTCCTACTACCCGATGGCGGTGGCCCGCGGTACCGCCATCACCGAGAAGCGGAAGATCCGAGGCGGCACCCCAGCGCTCCTCGCCGGACTCGGGTATCCCCCGCGCCTCAGCGTGGACCGGGTCTCGGCCCGGGTCCCCACGCAGCAGCAGTTCCAGGCGCTGGCACTGCCCAGTGATCTGCCGGTGCTGCGGACCCTGCGCGTGGTGTTCAGCGACGACGACTTCCCCATCGAGGCCACGGTCATGGTCAAGGCCGGGCACCTCTACGAGCTGCAGTACGAGTTCACACCCGACTGA
- a CDS encoding LysR family transcriptional regulator: protein MAEWEIRKLRILRTLRERGTVTATAEALHMTPSAVSQQLTNLAAQLGVPLLEARGRRVRLTDAARLVLRHADAVFEQLERADAEMAAYTRGEAGEVRVAAFSTAVPALVVPAVRALRASRPGVSVRVREAEAGEAYDLLAAGEVDLALSLAAHAPTAVDPGFTRVPLLADPLDLALPPGHALASAPEVRLADLAAEAWIFGGSGPWSDITRTACEAAGFSPHQGHTAAGWTAILAMVEAGMGVALVPRMAALRRDGVVLRELAADRPHRHVVAALRKGARDAPAPRAVLAALRTAATHLTTAQDARTEAGEG from the coding sequence ATGGCCGAGTGGGAGATCCGGAAGCTGCGCATCCTGCGGACGCTGCGGGAGCGGGGGACCGTGACCGCGACGGCCGAGGCGCTGCACATGACCCCGTCCGCCGTCTCCCAGCAGCTGACCAACCTCGCCGCCCAGCTCGGGGTGCCGCTGCTGGAGGCGCGCGGGCGGCGGGTGCGGCTCACGGACGCGGCCCGGCTGGTGCTGCGGCACGCCGACGCCGTGTTCGAGCAACTGGAACGCGCGGACGCGGAGATGGCGGCGTACACGCGCGGCGAGGCCGGTGAGGTGCGGGTCGCGGCCTTCTCGACCGCGGTGCCCGCCCTGGTGGTCCCGGCGGTACGGGCGCTGCGCGCGAGCCGGCCCGGGGTGAGCGTACGGGTGCGGGAGGCGGAGGCGGGCGAGGCGTACGACCTGCTGGCCGCCGGTGAGGTGGACCTCGCGCTGTCGCTGGCCGCGCACGCGCCGACCGCGGTCGACCCGGGCTTCACCCGCGTGCCGCTGCTCGCCGACCCGCTCGACCTCGCCCTGCCGCCCGGCCACGCGCTGGCCTCGGCGCCCGAGGTGCGGCTGGCCGATCTCGCCGCCGAGGCGTGGATCTTCGGCGGCAGCGGCCCGTGGTCCGACATCACCCGTACGGCCTGCGAGGCGGCCGGGTTCAGCCCGCACCAGGGGCACACGGCGGCCGGCTGGACGGCCATCCTGGCGATGGTGGAGGCGGGCATGGGCGTCGCGCTCGTACCGCGCATGGCCGCCCTGCGCCGCGACGGCGTGGTGCTCCGCGAACTGGCCGCCGACCGCCCCCACCGCCACGTCGTGGCCGCCCTGCGCAAGGGCGCCCGTGACGCCCCCGCCCCCCGGGCCGTCCTGGCGGCCCTGCGCACAGCGGCCACGCACCTGACGACCGCCCAGGACGCCCGGACCGAGGCGGGCGAGGGCTGA
- a CDS encoding DMT family transporter gives MASVRNRTPRPPAAPPAPATASAPRPAALGTALAALATVVWAGSFVTSRALHDSVPPVQQAFWRWVVALVAVAPFGARAAWRQRELIRRHAAFVLLAALLGIAVYNTLVNQAGLTTPAANMGMIMAASPVLMAVLERAGGARLGARRVAGLLTACAGVVLLVAGGGGASFAAGDLWMIAAACCFGGYSALLRRRPAGLDGAGFLFTTFLAGTLMLVPCQLGSLALQGGFAPAPGTLLPLLYVGVMSSALAFFAWNKAISLVGPTRAGLVYYLQPVCVALLSWALLGEAAGPRQALCMVLILGGVVLGSAARR, from the coding sequence GTGGCCTCCGTCCGGAACCGGACACCCCGCCCGCCCGCGGCACCACCGGCCCCGGCGACCGCGTCCGCCCCGCGGCCCGCCGCCCTCGGAACCGCCCTCGCCGCGCTGGCCACCGTCGTCTGGGCGGGCAGCTTCGTCACCTCCCGCGCGCTGCACGACAGCGTGCCGCCGGTGCAGCAGGCGTTCTGGCGCTGGGTGGTGGCGCTCGTGGCGGTGGCGCCCTTCGGTGCCCGCGCCGCCTGGCGGCAGCGGGAGCTGATCCGCCGCCACGCGGCCTTCGTCCTGCTGGCCGCGCTGCTCGGCATCGCCGTCTACAACACCCTGGTCAACCAGGCCGGACTGACCACCCCGGCCGCCAACATGGGCATGATCATGGCCGCCTCGCCGGTGCTGATGGCGGTCCTGGAACGGGCCGGCGGCGCCCGGCTCGGCGCCCGCCGGGTCGCGGGTCTGCTCACCGCCTGCGCGGGTGTGGTGCTGCTGGTGGCGGGCGGCGGCGGGGCCTCCTTCGCCGCCGGGGACCTGTGGATGATCGCCGCGGCCTGCTGCTTCGGCGGCTACAGCGCCCTGCTGCGCCGCCGCCCCGCCGGGCTGGACGGCGCCGGGTTCCTCTTCACCACCTTCCTGGCCGGCACGCTCATGCTGGTGCCGTGCCAGCTCGGCAGCCTCGCGCTCCAGGGCGGGTTCGCCCCCGCGCCCGGCACCCTGCTCCCGCTCCTCTACGTCGGCGTGATGTCCTCCGCCCTCGCCTTCTTCGCCTGGAACAAGGCGATCTCCCTGGTCGGCCCGACCCGCGCCGGACTCGTCTACTACCTCCAGCCGGTCTGTGTGGCGCTGCTGTCCTGGGCGCTGCTCGGCGAGGCGGCGGGTCCGCGCCAGGCACTGTGCATGGTGCTGATCCTGGGCGGCGTCGTCCTCGGCTCGGCGGCCCGCCGCTGA